In Rhizoctonia solani chromosome 6, complete sequence, the sequence AGCACCGGAGCTGCGTTTTTTTGATACGCGGAACCAGTTGATATTCAAGGCTGCAAAGAGTCCGTAGCCCAAGCTTGAGACGCGCATATTGCTTCCCGGAGTTATTGGTTCATCAGCCACTGTCCCATCATGTCGAAAAACCCGCCTGAGACCTACGCGAGCTGACTTCCAAACAGACCCATCGGAAATGTCGTAGTAGGTATTGGGAGGGCGCTCCCGTACACTAGCTTCTGAGCCTTTCTTGAGAAGCCGCACAAATGTTGGTCGAAGCAGCATGTGCCGAAGTGATGGAATAATCTTCATGTAAAGTAATACTTTAGCGGGTATTTTCTTTGGTTTTCCATTTCTAGTTTTGATCTTCATGTAGCTCCCAGAGCAGCTAGGGCGTTCTCTAGTACAAGTAGCTAGGAGGTCTGCTGCCAGAACATCCTCCATAGAGTATCGCATATAGCATTTGTCGCATATAGGAACCTGCTGTAATAATCCAGAAGTGTTGAGTCCAAGATGTCGGCGAACCGACTTGAGGGTGGTTAAAGGTTTGATATGATCAGGAATGCCACCAGGAATGAGCCGGAGAGCTATTAGAGTATTCTTGAGATTTATTTCGGCGTCGCGAACGGGATGCTTGCGTACAACGTGATCGGCAAGAGCATTAAGATAGGCAAAGCGGAGTGCGGGCGGGTCATTCAAGGTGTGTGAGAACTCATATGAGGACTCCGATTTGTCCGAGTCATATTCCACTTCCAGTGACGGCGAAGGGAGAGGTGGACTTGGGGTACGAAGCCTTTGTTGTGAGTTGTGCAGGGGCTCGGGTGCCGGTGGAGGATCATTGACAGGGTCGAGTGGTATCTCGAGCTCTGGTTTGGGTACATTGTTGTGAGAAAACGGCTCTATTAAGGCGTTAACCACTGTCATGAAGTTAAGGATAATGAATAAAGACAGACCTTGTACGAATTCGTCCTCATCCATTAAAAGATCTCCCCCTTCGCATATTTCTGGTCCTTTTGGAGCGGGGAGAAGCGGCTGGGTTTGAGGCTTGCCTTTCTGAATCCCCTCGTCCTAGACGTTCAAGGGCGGGGCCGCATCGACATTGGCCCGAAACTTAGCTTGATAAGCGATACAAGCTTGTAAGGCCTTCTCAATAGTTTGGTGTTGATGCCAGGCCGAGTATTTGAGTAAACTGTAGCCCTTAGGCTTCTTCCTACAAGGCGTACACTTGCACTCCCGGTAAATTTTGTTATTCGCGGGCTAGATTTAGCCTCGTTATGTATTCAGATCTTTAACAAGAACGAGCACATGCATACCATCTGCACTTAGTGCCGTTAGATTATTGAAGCCGTGTCTTGTGTGATAGAAAACTATCAAATTATCGTGGTGCGTCGACTTAGGGCATTTTCTCGTGGCTTAATCACTAGTCATCTCATCATATAATCATTTTATTGTTGTTTCACACTTGTTCTCTGATGTTTCGCTAAGTGTAAAATGTATGCGAAATGATTAGTCATACAAAACAACCGGAAAACGACGGTATCGTCCGAAAACTGATTGTTTTGCCGTTGTTTTCACACCATCAAAATCTGCGGCTCCACGCAGTGATTGACTGACAATAATATGGGGGTGGGAATGGCTTAGTCACAAGTGTCGAGCCAATAGGGGTTCACTCCGTCCGCGAACCAAGAAAATACACCGCCGACCAGCCCCACCCGAAGGTACGACGGGTCGTAAAGCTCGTAGATACAAACACGACCCCTGTCAGATACATAAGCCCCCTCTTCATGTAGATAGAGCACAACTCTTGTTTCAGAATACGAGACCCTGGCAAATCACTCGGCTCGTCCCATAAACCTCGACACCGCCTCCAGCCTTGCCTTCGACGTCAGGTCCTTGCGACCTCAAACTGGACTGCGTCCCATACGCCTCGTACAGTCCCTCCCCTGCCGCCTCCAGCACAACAGACACGCACTGCGGCGCAGAACATGACCTCAGCAGCTTGCCCGAGTTCAGCACACGAGCAAGCCACGTCCATAGCTTGGCCGGTCTGAACTGAGCAGGCACCGAGTCAGGCTCAATCTGAGCCGGCATCGGCAACGTCTGAAGGATGGCCGCGTAGAGTGCGAGCTGGCCGACCATTCGGTCAGTGTACTGAGATGTGGTCTCCAGCGTCGGCGGCTTGTCGTCTGGGTCGCTCTTGCCTTCCAGCTCGCGGCCGATCATCTTGCGCCACTCGTTGTCGCTCGTTCTGGGCTAAACATCCGTGTCGGGTAAGCAAACATGTCAGATACTGAACATTGGACCTGCCTTGCGAGTTATGTGCACGCCTGCTCCCCGTCCACCTGTTCGGCCTACAAACCTGACATAGATGCATTAGTCATCGTACCCTCTTATTCAATCCCGCTCACCTCGTCCAATAGATCTCTCAGAACCTCGCGTGGCGCCTCGCCACCACCGGCCACACCAGACGTCCCAGCGAGTAAGCCGTCAGTAGCTTGGCTAGCACCTGTCTCAGCCTGAGGTAGTAGGTGCTTCTAGAAGGAGGACGGAAAAGCAGGGCATACGCGGGTAGGGTACGACAGGCTTAGCGAGAGGATGTCGTGAATGGCATTGGCCTGTTGTAAAATCAGCCACAGCTTGAGGTGTGCGATGAATATACACACCAGTCTGCCGAGTTCCGACCGCGAGTTGTCGACCTGTCCGACTCATGTGCGTAGTTTGCGTCCTGGCCTGCCAGCAACCAACTTCAGCTCAGAGCTCTCTTCCACGGCTCTTGTCATGTCCTTGAGTGCCTACCGGGGTGAAAATCGTCAGGCCACCTCATGGATGATATATACTGAGACCTACCGCACGTTCCGTCCATGTCGTATGCCTTTCCTGTATCCCTGGAAGCGATTCGACGCAGACCAGGGATGTGTGCACTGCGCGCAGGGTCGGGACGTGTATGGCGGCGTTGTCGTTGATATCCGCCTGGGCTTCATCTTCTGGCTCTTGCTACTCCGCCCTCTCTCGTGCCTCTGTTGCTTGTCGGTTCCGCCCGTGCACCTGCGCCTATACCTTTCCTTTTCTCTTGTCCTCCTCCTCTCCCTTTTGCCGGTCCTCTCCGCCTTCGGTTCGGCCGTCTGCCCTTCCTGCTGGCGCTTCCTCTCCGCCTGCAATCGCCTCATCTCCTGCTCTGCGCACTTGACCTCCTCGCCCCTGCCTGTCGCACCCTCAGTCTCCTCTCAAACGGCCCCGTTGCTTTTGTTCTCCTAATCTacgccttcctcctcgttCCCCATTCGTTGGATGCCGAGCTCCTCGCCCATCGCAGTCACAACCGATATCTCTTGCTCGTTGCCTTTGGCTTGTCGTGCCGAGTGCGACCAGGTCAGGGCATGGGATGGAAAGGGACACGGTGGGCAACGCCGAAGTCTGAGACCCAAGCCAACATCCGGGTATGATGACGTGGAGAGCGTTTTGACCGCAGCCTGTTGTGCGGGTGGTTACTCCTTCGGTGGTTAGGTCCGACTCGATATCTAACTGTGGCAAGAGCGCGTCGGTGCTTCGCCCTGTCTCCGGACTGGACAAGCCATTCGGTCGCCCTTTTCGTGATTACCGCCCCGCCCCCATTGCGCTGCTCAGCCCATGAGTCATCTCACCGCACTACATCAGACACTGTTGTGGCTTACCCATCTGCACTTGTGTCGCACGACCGTCGCATCTGTCCCAACGCGCAGTCTGAAGTGAAGTCAAGATATGTCAAACGACTAAGGAGCTGCATTGGGGtgaccaagaaaaaaaaaaagaacgACAAGCGCATCATATCGCAAACAAGGGTCATGTGGTGAGAAATGCACTGATGGCTATAACCTATAGCCGTTTTGTGATGAGTTGTGGACGTGGTGTCGAGACAAACTAATTCAAAGTGGCGCGTATCCAATCAGACGGACAACATCCCACGTTACGTCACGCGTCCGACGCGCTATGacgtcatgtgattgtgccAATACGCGAACAACATCCAGGCACACGCGTCCATTCGAGTCCTCACTGGTCGCGACAGACACTGACGGGGGTTCTTCAAATTAACTCCAGCATCGCTCGGTGCACATACAAGCCTTGTTTACTGTTCGAGTCGTGTTTGAGGCTATCTATTCCCTGTCGTTCTCGTCCTTCTTTTACTCACCACGCTCCTACCACGTCTCTCGGTGCTGTCTCATGGGACTCGGTACGTTGGTCCGTCGTACTGTCTAGTCGTACGGAAGAAATACGTCTCCTGCCAAATAACTACGTGATTAACAAGGTCCGTCATTTTGCTCCCCTAGTTGTGTTGGACCAGCCTCTCGGCTCACTCTTATTGTATGCTTCTCACATATGGTCCAACGAGATAAAGGCATCATAGGAAGATATTAATTGAGGAGTCGCAAAATCACATGCGGTTATTTGTAGAATACAATCATCGATCAATGCATTGTCCTATGGCACATAACACCCCGCCCATGTCTCTCCCACCTTAGCTCCGCGCCACTCCAGTTTGAGATACCCTGCGGCAGCAATCCGGAAATCTTCTGAGGGACTAAGAAGGCAAGCACGTAGCTCAGATGGCACCCATGCCACTCTGCGTCTCGGCGACTCCACCACCCATCCGTCCCCGTCTACCAACCATCTCCTGGACCCTTTCTCACCACTCCTATCAGAGATCGCCACCCCCATTTCTGCCACAGCTCCATCAGCCACCGACCAATGCGATCCAAGCCAAAAAGCCCCATACCTGCACTCGTCGACCCATGCTCCAGTGACTCTGTCCTGCAGCCCGACACATCCCAGAACCGGATTATGCCGTCATCCGAACACGATGCGACATGCGAACCGTCGGGCGAGAACTGAACACACCGGACCCAACGAGTGTGTCCTCTCAGAGGACCGAGTATCAGCTTGCCGGTCTGCCCATCCCACACACGCACAGTGTGATCGTCAGAGCCAGATGCTACATAGAGACCGTCCGGGGAGGTCGATACGGAGCGCACCCAGTCGCGATGGGCCCTGTAGCGCTCGCCACAAACAACTAGCGGCTTCCCTGTCTGCCCATCCCATATTTGCACCGATCTGTCATCTGATCCTGACACGAAACGTATCCCATCAGAGAACTCCACCGAGCGAACCCAGTCGGTATGGCCGCTGATTGGCTCGTCCTGTGTCTTGGCGCCATGTCGGTCTACCACTTGTATCGTGCCATCCATCGAGCCGCAGACTACGTGTTGCCCGTCGGAAGAGACCCCAACCGAGAGGATCCGGTTGCGTGCTTCGAGAAGCCGCGCGAGTTGTTGTCCAGTGCTGACGTCCCACATTCGGACAGTGCCGTCATCCGACCCTGAGACGATCGCCAAGCCGCCTGGCAAGAATCGTACACCATTCACGTTGTCGGTATGGCCGCGCATTGATCCATGGATGTCCTTGCCGGTGTGTGCGTTCCAGATACGCAGTGTGCTGTCATATGAAGCAGACGCAATGTACTGATCGTTCGGTGAGTAGTCGACGCATGCAATCTCCCCTTTGTGGCCGCGCAGGGACCCGAGCACCAGCTCACCCGTCTCGGTGTCCCAGACCTGAACCGTCCCATCCCGTGAGCCAGACACGACTCGCTTCCCGCTGTGGGAGTACCGAATGCAGTAGATAGgagaggtggaggtgggagTAGCCGTGGGGGTAGGATGGGTGTCGACATCTTGCACGTTCCATATGCGTACAGTTCTGTCGCGAGAGCATGAGAACAGGCGAGTGCCGTCGCGGGAGAACGTTACGCAGTTGACTGTATCTGTGTGTCCTTCGAGTGGGCCGAGCGCGACCCGACCAGTTTCGGCACTGTATATTCGTATGGTTTTATACAGTGATGCAGAGGCAAGGAGTTTACCGTTGGGTGAGAAGGCAACCGAGTACACATAGCCAGAATGCCCTGTAAGTGGCTCCGACGCGGTCTTCCCTGTTTTTATGTCCCACACTCGAACAGTCTTATCGTCAGACCCCGAGGCAAGGCGGGACCCATCGGTAGTGAAGCACACCGAGCGCACCCAATCGGTATGTCCCTCGAACGGTTGACCGACTTGTTCGCCTGTTTGCATGTTCCACACTCGGATAGTCTTGTCATCTGATCCAGATGCAAGATGCAAGCCGTCGGGAGAGAATGCAACCGAGCGGACCCAGTCAGTATGGCCCTTGAGTGGGCCAAGACTGCCTGCTGTATGCCGTAATGAGCAGATGTACACGTCTCCGTTGTTCCTGCCGCATGCGACGCGAGACCCATCGACGGAGAATGCAATGCAAGTCACATCCCAAACGTCATCTGGAAGCAGCGCTGTAATGGCTCCCCCGTTTCCAATGTCCCACAGGTATAGGATATCCTCATATTTAGCAAAGGCGACCTGATTGCCGTCGGGAGACATCGCGACCAGCGAGACACTCTGTGCACGCTCGTCAGTGAGGCTGTGTACACTCTCGCCTGTCGTCGTATCCAGTATGTCGATCCCGGTATCGGTAGGCACCACCAGCCGACTTCCGTCACCTGACAGACTGATCGAAAACACTTCTCCATTCGACACTTTCCAGGTGGCCATAAGCGCTAGCTGTCGTCGGCCGATTGCCGTCCCTGTCAGCTGAGCCAGATCGGATGTCCTTGGCATGTATGCGAGGGATATGGGTCTTGAGCGAGGCCAGAATGGAAGCATCGAAACGTATATGTGAGGCGTGCTTTGGCATACAGGGTGGTTGGCATACACCGATACAAACTGCCATGCGTCGTGGGCTATCTGTGTTACGGCCTCTGGCGCGCCATGTTTCTGTACGTCGATCAGTGTGATTCATTACGGGCCATTAttgctgtaggctttgacTTACCACGCACCATCTCTCTGCATACTCAACTGTGCCTGTGCCCACACCGTATCGCATCGAGCCAGTCAGATTTGCGACCTCCATCCACAGCAGCAGCCTTGCAAAGAAGAAGTTGCGAACCGCGTCCAGCAGTATTGGCTTGTATGCACTGCGATCCAGGTGAGTCGACCAGTATCGGCATGCGTATGCAAGTCCGGGTGAGATCGCCCATGCCACCCGCGCTCTCAGGTCTTCTACTTCTTCGTCCAAGTGGTGAGACGAGGGCAGCCTGCATATGTTCATCTTCGGCTCTGCCGTATCAATCAGTCCTAGGCACGCTTGAGCTAGTGTCGTGTGTCGTCCTGCTCGGTCGCAGCAGAAGTCAAGTGATCGAGCCGAGGAGAGCATAAAGTCAGGAAACGATGCGTGCAATGTATTGACTACTCCGGTATCTCTCGGAACATGCAGTACCGACCGCAAGGGATGGAGAAGTCGATACACCTGTTTGACGCTATTTAGCGCAAGAAGATCTGCGATTGCTTCCAGGGCCATTGGTTCAACGGCGCATATTACTGTCTCGAGTATGTTCTTCATTTTGACCACGCTCTGTTTGCTCATACCTGATTTCTCGAATACAGTCTTCAGGATCGTGAGGTATAGCACATCGATGGGGTTCTCGCCTGCTATTGGCATGTAAGGTGAGTCGATGATGGTGCTCACTGCCTCGCTGGCCGCATCTACTTTGTGCTCTTGTTTAATGAAGCGacaggcggttgacgcataTATAAACAGGGTACCGCAGCGCTCTAGAATGTCGGTCCACTGTGTCTTTGTTAGTCGAATATCCTTGAGTTCATCACGCATGTATAGTTCGATATCATCCTTGACAGTCTCTTCTTGTAGGTTGTGCAGGACCAACCGAGCTTCATCCTCTCCATCATGTCGTCCTGTGATTTTTAGCGTGATCTCGTTCTCCGGTCGACTGGATATAAGAAACCGGATTGGCAGGGTAGGGGGCGTCGTCATAAGCAGATCCAGTATCCGGCCAACGCTGTCCTCGTTATCACACTCGTCTAGCGCATCAATTACCACAATAAAGTCATCCGGCAGTGAGCCATGCACTCCCGCTAGGGGCTCGATGATCAAGCTCTGGTACTGCTCGGCCAGCCCTCGCGTGTGCACGTCCGTCTTCAACCCTAGGATGCCAACTAGCGCGTTTCGAAACGGCAGTGAAAATTGGGCAAGCTGGTATGCAATCGAAGGGATGATGTTCTTGACCTGACTGCACTCCAGCATCGTCCGCgagcagaagaagcttgCCCCAAGTCGACTGGCCTTCTCTAGCTCGGCGCACACGCTATATGCGATGGTTGTCTTGCCTGTGCCGGCCATTCCGTTCATCCAGCACGTCCTGCCAGCGTCTGGTGCATTCGCCCACTCGAGCAGCAGCTTGATCTGTGCCTCACGGGTCCCTGGGGTGCATGGTCTTCTCTGTAGGTTGCCGGACTCAGCTGAGCCATAGTACGCAGCGCTGGTGGGACATATTCCAGTTAGGCGTGACCTCTTTGCCTAGTGTTAGCCCACGTGTCTCGTCTGATAGTGTTACGCACCATTGTTTGCTCGCTGACAGCTTGGAAAGTGCTGAGGCTTGCATTTAGCTATTAGTTTTGTCAATGGGTCGCAATATCGACGATGGTTGCACGGAGACCCACCGTCAATCTTTGCAGGTGGCCGTCGATGCGACGATAGCACTCGACTATCCCGTCATAGCCATCCAGCGCATCGATCAGTCGTCTACCGCTCGATCTTGCCTGCATTTCGGCCACCTTCTCTGCTTCTTTCATGAGATCGCTGCAGTGTCGCTGAGAAAGGTTATCATTGACCAGATGGTGCTAACACACCTCTGTATACGCTTGACGCTATCAGTCGCCACAGGATCCATGGGTAGCTTCGCATGTATGATAAGATCGCCGATGATACCATCTAGCTTGACTGCCAGATCTTCATGCTCTTTGCGATCCTTGCAGGAGGTCTGTTCCGAGAATTCAATAGTATTGGTGTGAGTGGAAACTGTGAGATCAAATAAAGCGTACCCTATATGTGTCTACACAGAGCTTAAGCTGGCCGATCGCAGACTTTAGCGGACCAAGAGCGTCGGTACTGGACTCGAGAACGGCGAGAAGTGAACCGATTGCGATCAAGGTACTTGTGGTCGCCTTCGGCGGACTGTCAGATGGATGCGAAGGCTCAGACTCAGTACTACAACGGCGAGAGCCCTGATGTTCGTGAGCAGTTTTATTAGTCTGAAATTTAGGCGGATTAGCAGAGCTTGGAAGCGGGCAGGGGATGGAATCAGGGTGACTTACAGTTGTAGACTCGATACCAAGGCCTTTCTTCACTTTGTGTTTCGCGCGCTTAAGCGCCTCTTGCAGTGTTATGATAAACGGCATTCTGCTATGTGGTCGCTCAGCAGGAGCTATGGGTATGGGGGTCTAGACTTTAAGGAGGTTGAATGCATCCGACTCGCCCATACCCTATCCGACTGTCACGTGGACTGGAAGTGGTTGGCGCCCGAGAGACAAGATGCTCTGTGCATATCCTTTGCATTCCGGACAACGCTATGATGACCTTGAGATAGAGATTCGAGAGCTCAGGTTGGTTGGTATCCATACCAAAGGCACAGCTAAAGCGCATACATCTTTCTGAATGCCATTCGTACCCACTTATACTTATCCTCTCATACAGTCTTTGATCAGAATATGAAGCAGAAGACCGGATAGGAATCTGGCATACGTTCCGTACTAACGGGTGCAGCAAGTATCCGGACACCCGAAAATTGCCATCCTTAGCTCCGCCTGttgattgtatgccaagATGTCGATGAGGATAATTAATCCTTTACGGAAGCGAAGTCAATGGCTAAAGTTACCCCACCAACATCTATTGCTTGTAGCTTGTTTGAGGGTCGAAGCCCAGAACTTGTAATTTTTCAATGATCAGAGACAAACAACTTGGGAAATACCCATCGATGAAAGTTGTATAGAAGCCGATTCTCATATATTTGCACTTGAAGATAGCAGACATCTCAAGCTATTGTTGAGTACTGCGTCTCAAAAATGGGGTTTGCAGGAGGTATCATATATATTCCAGGTTGGATCAGGCTGGTGTTTGCACATTATGGTCGGTGTTATACACACATTGTAAGGTTGAAATAATCGTACGGTAACTGTAATGTTAGTAATCGAGCGTAATAAACAACCTTGCGAGAATTAATACGAGTGAGACGATAGTAAACTAGAGCTTAGAGTCGAACGAGTTGGCTATCGAAGTCAATCGAATTAAAAGTATTAAAGTACAAAGTCGCGAATCTACATGCTAACTATCGATAGGTCTTCTATATGTTTCTGATACAGGTGTTCTGCCGTCGCATGTATATGCGTGCAGCTTTATTCAGTCTTATTCCGATTCTTAGCCTAGCACTTGTGCTAAGGCTTTGTTTCATTATTACTTCTCATTATTATGCGCAGTTGCTGCGGACTTGTTCGTTACTGcggtatatatatgcatttaTGTTTGTCTCGTTATGGTACGTAAGGCTCGGGGGCCTCGGGGCCGTGTCCCGAGGTCACGTAAATCCTTACACACATATCCTAGTCTATTAACTGACTTTAAGCAACTTTGCCTCCCAcactcaaggccttaaaagACCAAGAACTACCCTCTTGTTGAGACTCTTCACAGGTCATGTTCAACTCAGACAGCACCTCTACCGGCTCCAACTAGTAGACTCCCTGTGCTATGTTCACTCTACCCACGAACCACAAACCATCACATACTTCCTCTACCACTGCCCCCACTACGCGAAGCAAATACAAGGTTACATCGCCCGACTAGGGCCCGATTTCCTTCACGCAATGA encodes:
- a CDS encoding Vegetative incompatibility protein HET-E-1; the encoded protein is MPFIITLQEALKRAKHKVKKGLGIESTTTNKTAHEHQGSRRCSTESEPSHPSDSPPKATTSTLIAIGSLLAVLESSTDALGPLKSAIGQLKLCVDTYRTSCKDRKEHEDLAVKLDGIIGDLIIHAKLPMDPVATDSVKRIQSDLMKEAEKVAEMQARSSGRRLIDALDGYDGIVECYRRIDGHLQRLTLNASLSTFQAVSEQTMAKRSRLTGICPTSAAYYGSAESGNLQRRPCTPGTREAQIKLLLEWANAPDAGRTCWMNGMAGTGKTTIAYSVCAELEKASRLGASFFCSRTMLECSQVKNIIPSIAYQLAQFSLPFRNALVGILGLKTDVHTRGLAEQYQSLIIEPLAGVHGSLPDDFIVVIDALDECDNEDSVGRILDLLMTTPPTLPIRFLISSRPENEITLKITGRHDGEDEARLVLHNLQEETVKDDIELYMRDELKDIRLTKTQWTDILERCGTLFIYASTACRFIKQEHKVDAASEAVSTIIDSPYMPIAGENPIDVLYLTILKTVFEKSGMSKQSVVKMKNILETVICAVEPMALEAIADLLALNSVKQVYRLLHPLRSVLHVPRDTGVVNTLHASFPDFMLSSARSLDFCCDRAGRHTTLAQACLGLIDTAEPKMNICRLPSSHHLDEEVEDLRARVAWAISPGLAYACRYWSTHLDRSAYKPILLDAVRNFFFARLLLWMEVANLTGSMRYGVGTGTVEYAERWCVKHGAPEAVTQIAHDAWQFVSVYANHPVCQSTPHIYVSMLPFWPRSRPISLAYMPRTSDLAQLTGTAIGRRQLALMATWKVSNGEVFSISLSGDGSRLVVPTDTGIDILDTTTGESVHSLTDERAQSVSLVAMSPDGNQVAFAKYEDILYLWDIGNGGAITALLPDDVWDVTCIAFSVDGSRVACGRNNGDVYICSLRHTAGSLGPLKGHTDWVRSVAFSPDGLHLASGSDDKTIRVWNMQTGEQVGQPFEGHTDWVRSVCFTTDGSRLASGSDDKTVRVWDIKTGKTASEPLTGHSGYVYSVAFSPNGKLLASASLYKTIRIYSAETGRVALGPLEGHTDTVNCVTFSRDGTRLFSCSRDRTVRIWNVQDVDTHPTPTATPTSTSPIYCIRYSHSGKRVVSGSRDGTVQVWDTETGELVLGSLRGHKGEIACVDYSPNDQYIASASYDSTLRIWNAHTGKDIHGSMRGHTDNVNGVRFLPGGLAIVSGSDDGTVRMWDVSTGQQLARLLEARNRILSVGVSSDGQHVVCGSMDGTIQVVDRHGAKTQDEPISGHTDWVRSVEFSDGIRFVSGSDDRSVQIWDGQTGKPLVVCGERYRAHRDWVRSVSTSPDGLYVASGSDDHTVRVWDGQTGKLILGPLRGHTRWVRCVQFSPDGSHVASCSDDGIIRFWDVSGCRTESLEHGSTSAEMGVAISDRSGEKGSRRWLVDGDGWVVESPRRRVAWVPSELRACLLSPSEDFRIAAAGYLKLEWRGAKTARWDRCDGRATQVQMDDSWAEQRNGGGAVITKRATEWLVQSGDRAKHRRALATAAVKTLSTSSYPDVGLGLRLRRCPPCPFPSHALTWSHSARQAKGNEQEISVVTAMGEELGIQRMGNEEEGGRGGQVRRAGDEAIAGGEEAPAGRADGRTEGGEDRQKGEEEDKRKGKQEPEDEAQADINDNAAIHVPTLRAVHTSLVCVESLPGIQERHTTWTERAALKDMTRAVEESSELKLVDNSRSELGRLANAIHDILSLSLSYPTRAETGASQATDGLLAGTSGVAGGGEAPREVLRDLLDEAEQVDGEQATSDNEWRKMIGRELEGKSDPDDKPPTLETTSQYTDRMVGQLALYAAILQTLPMPAQIEPDSVPAQFRPAKLWTWLARVLNSGKLLRSCSAPQCVSVVLEAAGEGLYEAYGTQSSLRSQGPDVEGKAGGGVEDEGIQKGKPQTQPLLPAPKGPEICEGGDLLMDEDEFVQEPFSHNNVPKPELEIPLDPVNDPPPAPEPLHNSQQRLRTPSPPLPSPSLEVEYDSDKSESSYEFSHTLNDPPALRFAYLNALADHVVRKHPVRDAEINLKNTLIALRLIPGGIPDHIKPLTTLKSVRRHLGLNTSGLLQQVPICDKCYMRYSMEDVLAADLLATCTRERPSCSGSYMKIKTRNGKPKKIPAKVLLYMKIIPSLRHMLLRPTFVRLLKKGSEASVRERPPNTYYDISDGSVWKSARVGLRRVFRHDGTVADEPITPGSNMRVSSLGYGLFAALNINWFRVSKKRSSGAIYLAILNLPRYAQYHVHNVILACVITGPKEPHLEDLNFVLEPIVESFKRVAVHVYQENLPQAVERLYSYPTLLGADIPARSKFNKIPAHSHSKGPGCNCNKNTADLNNPQAKAYDPLEFVYADEYNILQLSKESTSSPRARACIAKDYGI